TCTGATCACCTCTTCGTTGGCATCATCACTACGACCAGAGGTGATACCTCTGTTCAGTAGACGTGCAATCAATTCATCTTCAGGGACTTCCAGTGCAAGCACGTTGGAAATGGCAGTCTTTTTCAAAGACAGCAATTTGTCCAGCGCTTCTGCCTGTGCAGTGGTGCGGGGAAATCCGTCGAAAATGAAACCTCTTGCTTCCGGGTTGGCATCCAGTTTGGAGCTGATCATGCCAATCACTACCTCGTCAGGTACCAGAATACCCTGGTCCATCACTTTTTTAGCTTCCAGGCCTAGTGGTGTTTTCGCTTCAATCTCGCTACGCAGCAGATCGCCGGTAGAAAGGTGAAGAAGACCAAATTTTGTAATCAGGTTAGCACTCTGAGTGCCCTTACCGCTACCGGGAGGGCCAAATAAAATGATATTGACCATGTTTTAAGAATACTTTAGCAAGACTGCAAATATAGCAAACAATTGAATGTATTGGTAACTAAAATTGCAATTGCTTGAATAATGTAAAATATTTAAGAAATTTCCTAGATATGTTTTAATGATTTGCTGCAAATAATGGATTATTTTTAAGAAGTTCACTGTTGATGCAAAGTGGTCAACGGAAGCGCCTTAGGAGCTGTCATGTCATATCACAGGTCAACGTAAATATAAACATTTCCACTGCCGGATAATTACGGGGTATGAAATTATCAAGCAAAAAAGATTACTTGTTTAAACATTTAAAATATCATCCGTAGTAGAAGAAGTCATGTGCTATGGTGTAATAATTCGTAAGTTTAGTCGATGATGATGAAGCAATTAACGATTTTAGGTCTCTCTTTCTTATGCCTGGGCGGGAGTGTGCTGATGGCCCTTCCGGGAAAAGGCCCAGGTCCACGGCTGGTAAAACGAAATGTGCCCAAAGAAGTAAGTGAAAGCACACAAATCCGTAAAAAAGCCTCCTTCAGGCAGGAAGATCCTGCCAAACGCTGGGTCGACAGTGTGTTTGAATCGCTGAACGATGAAGAACGCATTGCCCAGCTGATCATGATCCGCGCCCATTCTAATCTTGGGGCGGACCACATCAGAAAAGTAACCAAAGATATTCAGGATAATAAGGTGGGCGGGCTGATCTTCTTCCAGGGTGGACCTGTACGACAGGCGAATCTTACCAACTACTACCAGTCTATCTCCAAAGTGCCACTGATGATCGCCATTGACGGTGAATGGGGATTGGGTATGCGACTGGACAGTGTGACCGCCCTGCCCCGCAATCTTATGCTGGGCGCCATGCAGGACAGTGCCCTGGCCTATGACTATGGTAAACAGCTGGCCATGCAGTGCAAGCGCCTGGGTATTCATGTGGACTATGCTCCTGACATGGATGTGAATAACAATCCTAACAATCCGGTTATCAACGACCGCTCATTCGGGCAGGATAAATTCCAGGTAGCCCGCATGGGGATACAGGTTATCAAAGGCATGCAGGACCAGAACGTGATGGCGGTAGCTAAACACTTCCCGGGGCATGGTGACACAGATGTGGATTCCCATTACGATATGCCGGTTATTCGTAAGTCCAGGGCAGCACTGGACTCACTCGAGCTATATCCCTTCCGCAGGGCTATTGACGCGGGGGTGCAAAGCGTCATGATGGCACATTTGTATGTACCGGCCCTCGACAGCACGCCTAATACACCCACGTCCATCTCTCATAAGGCAATTACCGATTATCTGAAAGGAGAGCTGGGCTACAAAGGCATTGTGATCACCGATGCGCTGGAAATGAAAGGTATCGCTAAGTTCTACTCAAAAGGAGAAGAGGCGGCCCGTTCGCTACTCGCAGGTAATGACATGATGATGCTGCCTTCAACTGCATCTGGTAGTGTAGATGCTATTAAACGTGCTATCAGAAGAGGAGACATCACCTGGAATGAGGTAAACGAGCGGGTGAAGAAAGTCCTGCTGGCTAAATATAAACTGGGGCTGAATAAACCACAGTTCATTGATGTGAATAACCTCACTGCAGACCTGAACGCGGGCTCAGACTCACTTACCAAACGCATCGCAGAACAGGCGATCACGCTGGTAAAGAATGATAATTCACTCATTCCCTTTACCCAGCATACACCTGGTAAACTGGCTGTAATAGCCGTAGGAGCAGATGTGAATAATGCATTTGTGCAAACAATAAAAACGCTGCGTCCTGATGTTAATTCCTTCATCTTTACGGCCCGTCAGCCGGAAACACAGGTAGCCCAGGTAGTAGAAAGGCTGAAGAAAGATTATCAGGCCGTGATCATCAGTCTGCATAACTACAGCCGGCGTCCTTTCAATAATTTCGGTATCAGTTCTGCAGAACGCCTGCTAATCCAGCAGTTACAACAGGAAATGCCTTCTGCCACAGTGGTATTCGGTAATCCATATGCTATTCAGTATTTCTGTGAGGGACCGACGATCATTGCCGCTTATGAAGATGATCCAGTCACTCAGCAAACAGCCGCCAATATGCTTTTCGGTCAGCAGCCCTATAAGGGGAAACTGCCTGTGACCGTGTGTCCAAACTTCCCTTATGGAACAGGGATCGTCTATACGCCTCCTGCTCCTGTAGCCCAGGTGAAGTTTGAACTGGAACGTGTGAAACCGGAAACAGTTGGTATGAGCAGTCTGGCGTTGCGTAAGATAGATGTACTGGCCAATGATATGATCGCAAAAGGTGCCGCACCTGGTTGCCAGATCCTGGCCATGAAAGATGGAAAGATCGTATACGATAAAACATTTGGATCCTTTGATTATAGCACACGTGAGCCAGTTACGTCGAGTGCGTTGTATGACCTTGCTTCTGTAACCAAGATCTGTGCGACAACGATTGCTGTTATGCGTTTGTACGATGAAGGGAAACTCAGCCTGGACGCTAAACTGGGCGATTATCTGCCATGGGTGAAAGGTACGGATAAGGCAGGTCTGCGCATTCGGGATATTCTGTTACATCAGGCAGGACTGGTCGCATTCATTCCTTTCTATAAAGATGTGGTAGACGCCAGGGGCATTCCTGATACAGCGCTGTTCCATACTTATGCCGACTCAGTATACGCTGTACGGGTAGCAGAACATCTCTACATGAAATCCAGCTATGTGGATACCATGTTCCAGAAGATCCTGGCGAGTCCGCTGAAATCGCCCGGTAGTTATATATATAGCGATAATGATTTCATTTTCCTCGGTAAGATCGTAGAACAGATCACTGGTAAAAAGCTGAACCGCTATGTGAAAGAAACGTTCTATGAGCCGCTGGGCATGACCACTGCAGGATTCCGTCCAAGAGAACGCTTTCAGTTATCACAACTGGCACCGACAGAAAGTGAACCGATCTTCCGTCGTCAATGGATAAGAGGAGATGTACATGATCCGGGAGCCGCTATGTTTGGCGGTGTGGCAGGCCATGCAGGACTGTTCTCTAATGCAGAAGATCTGGCGCTGCTGATGCAGATGTTGCTGAACGGCGGATCATTGGCAGGCAAAGAATATATCAAGCCGGAAACGATTCAGTTATTCACCGCTTACAGCAGTAATGTTAGTCGTCGCGGATTAGGTTTTGACAAACCGGAGAAGAACAACGGCAGGAAAGGCGAGGCCTATCCGGCGAAGAGCGCATCACCACTTACCTACGGTCATACTGGATTCACAGGTACCTGTGTATGGGTAGATCCGCAGTCG
The DNA window shown above is from Chitinophaga agri and carries:
- a CDS encoding adenylate kinase; translation: MVNIILFGPPGSGKGTQSANLITKFGLLHLSTGDLLRSEIEAKTPLGLEAKKVMDQGILVPDEVVIGMISSKLDANPEARGFIFDGFPRTTAQAEALDKLLSLKKTAISNVLALEVPEDELIARLLNRGITSGRSDDANEEVIRARIVEYHNKTAPVADHYAKYGKFKKIKGEGSVEEIFDRLSKEIETLVEEKV
- a CDS encoding glycoside hydrolase family 3 N-terminal domain-containing protein is translated as MMKQLTILGLSFLCLGGSVLMALPGKGPGPRLVKRNVPKEVSESTQIRKKASFRQEDPAKRWVDSVFESLNDEERIAQLIMIRAHSNLGADHIRKVTKDIQDNKVGGLIFFQGGPVRQANLTNYYQSISKVPLMIAIDGEWGLGMRLDSVTALPRNLMLGAMQDSALAYDYGKQLAMQCKRLGIHVDYAPDMDVNNNPNNPVINDRSFGQDKFQVARMGIQVIKGMQDQNVMAVAKHFPGHGDTDVDSHYDMPVIRKSRAALDSLELYPFRRAIDAGVQSVMMAHLYVPALDSTPNTPTSISHKAITDYLKGELGYKGIVITDALEMKGIAKFYSKGEEAARSLLAGNDMMMLPSTASGSVDAIKRAIRRGDITWNEVNERVKKVLLAKYKLGLNKPQFIDVNNLTADLNAGSDSLTKRIAEQAITLVKNDNSLIPFTQHTPGKLAVIAVGADVNNAFVQTIKTLRPDVNSFIFTARQPETQVAQVVERLKKDYQAVIISLHNYSRRPFNNFGISSAERLLIQQLQQEMPSATVVFGNPYAIQYFCEGPTIIAAYEDDPVTQQTAANMLFGQQPYKGKLPVTVCPNFPYGTGIVYTPPAPVAQVKFELERVKPETVGMSSLALRKIDVLANDMIAKGAAPGCQILAMKDGKIVYDKTFGSFDYSTREPVTSSALYDLASVTKICATTIAVMRLYDEGKLSLDAKLGDYLPWVKGTDKAGLRIRDILLHQAGLVAFIPFYKDVVDARGIPDTALFHTYADSVYAVRVAEHLYMKSSYVDTMFQKILASPLKSPGSYIYSDNDFIFLGKIVEQITGKKLNRYVKETFYEPLGMTTAGFRPRERFQLSQLAPTESEPIFRRQWIRGDVHDPGAAMFGGVAGHAGLFSNAEDLALLMQMLLNGGSLAGKEYIKPETIQLFTAYSSNVSRRGLGFDKPEKNNGRKGEAYPAKSASPLTYGHTGFTGTCVWVDPQSQLLFIFLSNRVCSAGGENKKLITHHVRENIMEVLYEAMGGKK